A genomic segment from Sandaracinaceae bacterium encodes:
- a CDS encoding FecR domain-containing protein codes for MTHQHDSRGISEAHKRFLDDLSAAVDGDADALRAAEDLLADSDEARDLLFDARRVAGEVREAGGDYVPQPDLEARVLAALDARGAETPKAGATSSTNAGPAPSAVNAAPSSGSASVAGVAAASASPMAPGASPTAASASPMAPSTVTATNPGLATDPELTSGSSARATGTGAATPDPLMSRWAGGPGTTAEKAAAFRAAAAEGAEAHSSQLDTVPEKRMRNERGRESAPHAGVRRSGLALVVGAGAVFAIAAAAALAFVGSKMFEGESNAPVVAAQGWSAEVVTVSRAADPSNESGVSIRMAGASEFLPAAQGVTLSNGATLRTDARTRALLRLSDGTELTLNRDTEVSLETTGARDLRLARGELLADVAHLDAGPNANLYTPHGHIEVLGTKFLLTTDDQVASVQVLRGEVRAHGAAGATEVKAGQEGVLRPGQAATVTPAMHLAAQVGWSELGDVAGDEDMPVPGIGELRAHRPGERQAQERPLAISEHKVSVRIVGNVARTEVEEAFRNDGNDVLEGVYRFPLPPDARVASLQLLIDGNWEEGAIVGRDRAQAIWRGVIRNATPQQERQQQQEEWIWVPGPWRDPALLEWQRGGRFELRIFPIPAHGERRVRITYEQTIAPSAAGERRYVYPMAHSNADDDSTRVGHFEVDVRVAGRDVAAKAVGYEMASAPEDGADRLRFSAQNFRPAGDLIIDYRLPGGEAEVRYWTYQGTATTPPGERSSDRSARRSESRQNAEDQSVALQQAVHADARPYVVFALRPELPAWNEQRPRSYAFVVDSSQSMVGERFERASQLLQRVVGEMDRRDRFTVLACDVRCESFGEPSAPTADVVARLARFLDKVEPAGSTDVVMALREGQSALLRGQEGRDAHVVYVGDGLSSTGYRRAGLVGGQVRELASSGVSFSTLGIGQDADANVLSAVAQAGGGQYVPFVPGQRIGEAAIAVLEATYGASLRDATLQLPDGITDVSPASLPTLRAGQEVLVVGRMASSTPVTGQVRLTGSVGGRPFENRYPVTLTPTTSAGNAFVPRVYATTTITELERSAKSNDNARIVALSKAFQVLSSQTSMLVLESEAMFRAFEVDRARPAITWTGEDDIVEGTSSGLVDMSPPMQQPTPSAPRARMAAGASAGPAMEMADIREPFGEASFARNEQRRPAATTTAAPMAAPMDDMLMRGGGRTMRRMRRVSIREGYVRSDSSIRDRDLEAVTAAEAALREQPDSRDRHRALVRALSRAGSLVRAEEVARQWVARDALDTEALTYLSDVVGRQGKRDAALRYLSGVVDLNPENEALQERLALAYERAGKAEAACGHRVALAEIDSDDVDHVADAARCRRSLGDRVGSEGLLTGMDTPRNAERARTAVDQPASPETVRGDLMLDATWSGADDVDLTLVTPQGTRLSWMGGRTSVVGEDAARSGRERLGLRRAGVGSYYIEVSRVQSADHQPVRGEIRVRTPSETRTIPFTLSDQRVVVGRVDIVTRWVVR; via the coding sequence ATGACCCATCAACACGACTCCCGAGGCATCAGCGAGGCCCACAAGCGCTTCCTGGACGACCTCTCCGCCGCCGTGGACGGCGACGCGGACGCCCTGCGCGCGGCCGAAGACCTGCTGGCCGACTCGGACGAGGCGCGCGACCTGCTGTTCGACGCCCGCCGCGTGGCGGGTGAGGTGCGCGAGGCTGGTGGCGACTACGTGCCGCAGCCGGACCTCGAGGCGCGCGTGCTGGCTGCGCTCGATGCGCGCGGCGCGGAGACACCGAAGGCGGGCGCGACCTCGTCGACGAACGCCGGCCCCGCGCCGAGCGCCGTGAACGCGGCCCCATCGAGCGGGAGCGCGTCCGTCGCGGGCGTGGCGGCGGCGAGCGCGAGCCCCATGGCCCCGGGCGCGAGCCCCACAGCGGCGAGCGCGAGCCCCATGGCCCCCAGCACGGTCACCGCGACGAACCCCGGCCTGGCGACCGACCCCGAGCTGACGTCGGGGTCGTCGGCGCGCGCCACGGGCACGGGCGCGGCCACGCCAGACCCGCTGATGAGCCGCTGGGCTGGGGGTCCCGGGACCACGGCCGAGAAGGCCGCGGCGTTCCGTGCGGCAGCCGCTGAAGGCGCGGAGGCGCACAGCAGCCAGCTGGACACGGTGCCCGAGAAGCGCATGCGAAACGAGCGCGGTCGCGAGAGCGCGCCCCACGCGGGTGTGCGGCGCTCGGGCCTCGCCTTGGTGGTCGGGGCAGGCGCCGTGTTCGCCATCGCGGCCGCCGCGGCGCTGGCGTTCGTCGGGTCCAAGATGTTCGAGGGCGAGTCCAACGCGCCGGTCGTCGCCGCCCAGGGCTGGAGCGCCGAGGTCGTGACCGTCTCGCGGGCGGCGGACCCGTCGAACGAGAGCGGCGTGAGCATCCGCATGGCGGGCGCCAGCGAGTTCCTCCCGGCGGCGCAGGGTGTGACGCTGAGTAACGGGGCCACGCTGCGCACCGACGCGCGCACGCGCGCTCTCCTGCGCCTGAGCGACGGAACCGAGCTCACCCTGAACCGCGACACGGAGGTCTCGCTCGAGACCACGGGCGCGCGGGACCTGCGCCTCGCCCGTGGCGAGCTGCTGGCGGACGTGGCGCACCTCGACGCGGGACCCAACGCCAACCTCTACACGCCCCACGGGCACATCGAGGTGCTGGGCACCAAGTTCCTGCTCACCACCGACGACCAGGTGGCGAGCGTGCAGGTGCTGCGGGGCGAGGTGCGCGCGCACGGCGCAGCGGGCGCCACCGAGGTCAAGGCCGGCCAGGAGGGCGTGCTGCGTCCCGGCCAGGCCGCGACCGTGACGCCGGCCATGCACCTGGCGGCGCAGGTGGGCTGGTCGGAGCTGGGCGACGTGGCGGGCGACGAGGACATGCCCGTGCCGGGCATCGGCGAGCTGCGCGCGCATCGTCCGGGTGAGCGTCAGGCGCAGGAGCGCCCGCTGGCCATCTCGGAGCACAAGGTGTCCGTGCGCATCGTCGGCAACGTCGCGCGCACCGAGGTGGAGGAGGCCTTCCGCAACGACGGCAACGACGTCCTCGAGGGTGTGTATCGCTTCCCCCTGCCCCCCGACGCGCGCGTCGCCAGCCTGCAGCTGCTGATCGACGGCAACTGGGAAGAGGGCGCCATCGTCGGGCGTGACCGCGCGCAGGCCATCTGGCGCGGCGTCATCCGCAACGCCACGCCCCAGCAGGAGCGGCAGCAACAGCAAGAGGAGTGGATCTGGGTGCCCGGCCCCTGGCGCGACCCGGCCCTGCTCGAGTGGCAGCGCGGCGGGCGCTTCGAGCTGCGCATCTTCCCCATCCCGGCTCACGGCGAGCGCCGCGTGCGCATCACCTACGAGCAGACCATCGCGCCCTCGGCGGCGGGCGAGCGCCGCTACGTGTACCCGATGGCGCACAGCAACGCGGACGACGACTCCACGCGCGTGGGGCACTTCGAGGTGGACGTGCGCGTCGCGGGGCGCGACGTGGCGGCCAAGGCCGTGGGCTACGAGATGGCCAGCGCGCCCGAGGACGGGGCCGACCGGCTGCGCTTCTCCGCGCAGAACTTCCGCCCGGCGGGCGACCTGATCATCGACTACCGGCTGCCCGGCGGCGAGGCCGAGGTGCGCTACTGGACGTACCAGGGCACCGCCACCACGCCCCCCGGTGAGCGCTCGTCGGACCGCAGCGCGCGCCGCAGCGAGTCGCGCCAGAACGCCGAGGACCAGTCGGTGGCGCTGCAGCAGGCCGTGCACGCCGACGCGCGCCCCTACGTGGTGTTCGCGCTGCGGCCGGAGCTGCCGGCCTGGAACGAGCAGCGCCCGCGCAGCTACGCGTTCGTGGTGGACTCGAGCCAGAGCATGGTGGGCGAGCGCTTCGAGCGTGCGTCGCAGCTGCTGCAGCGCGTGGTGGGCGAGATGGACCGCCGCGACCGCTTCACGGTGCTGGCCTGCGACGTGCGCTGCGAGAGCTTCGGTGAGCCCAGCGCCCCGACGGCCGACGTGGTGGCGCGCCTGGCGCGCTTCCTGGACAAGGTCGAGCCGGCGGGCTCCACCGACGTGGTGATGGCGCTGCGCGAAGGGCAGTCGGCCCTGCTGCGTGGCCAAGAGGGGCGCGACGCGCACGTGGTCTACGTGGGCGACGGGCTCAGCTCGACGGGCTACCGGCGCGCCGGGCTCGTGGGGGGCCAAGTCAGGGAGCTGGCGAGCTCGGGGGTGTCCTTCAGCACGCTCGGCATCGGGCAGGACGCGGACGCGAACGTGCTCTCGGCCGTGGCGCAGGCGGGCGGTGGTCAGTACGTGCCGTTCGTCCCGGGTCAGCGCATCGGCGAGGCCGCCATCGCGGTGCTGGAGGCCACCTACGGCGCGTCCTTGCGCGACGCCACGCTGCAGCTGCCGGACGGCATCACGGACGTGTCCCCCGCGTCGCTGCCCACGCTTCGCGCCGGGCAGGAGGTGCTCGTGGTGGGCCGCATGGCCAGCAGCACGCCCGTCACCGGGCAGGTGCGACTGACCGGCAGCGTCGGCGGGCGTCCGTTCGAGAACCGCTACCCCGTCACGCTCACGCCCACCACCTCGGCGGGCAACGCGTTCGTGCCGCGGGTCTACGCGACCACGACCATCACGGAGCTAGAGCGCTCGGCCAAGAGCAACGACAACGCGCGCATCGTGGCGCTCAGCAAGGCCTTCCAGGTGTTGTCCAGCCAGACCTCCATGCTGGTGCTCGAGAGCGAGGCCATGTTCCGCGCCTTCGAGGTGGACCGCGCGCGCCCGGCCATCACGTGGACGGGCGAGGACGACATCGTGGAGGGCACGTCGAGCGGTCTCGTGGACATGAGCCCGCCCATGCAGCAGCCCACGCCCTCCGCCCCGCGAGCGCGCATGGCTGCCGGGGCGAGCGCCGGCCCAGCGATGGAGATGGCCGACATCCGGGAGCCGTTCGGTGAGGCGTCGTTCGCGAGAAACGAGCAACGCCGCCCGGCGGCGACCACGACGGCGGCCCCGATGGCCGCGCCGATGGACGACATGCTCATGCGCGGTGGTGGCCGCACCATGCGCCGCATGCGCCGGGTCTCCATCCGCGAAGGCTATGTGCGCTCCGATTCGTCCATCCGCGACCGCGACCTCGAGGCCGTGACCGCGGCCGAGGCGGCCCTGCGCGAGCAGCCCGACAGCCGCGACCGGCACCGCGCCCTGGTCCGGGCCCTCTCGCGGGCTGGTTCGCTGGTGCGCGCCGAGGAGGTGGCCCGTCAGTGGGTGGCCCGCGACGCGCTCGACACCGAGGCGCTGACCTACCTCTCTGACGTGGTGGGGCGCCAGGGCAAGCGGGACGCGGCGCTGCGCTACCTCTCGGGCGTGGTGGACCTCAACCCCGAGAACGAGGCCCTGCAGGAGCGCCTGGCCCTGGCCTACGAGCGCGCTGGCAAAGCGGAGGCTGCGTGCGGACACCGCGTGGCGCTGGCGGAGATCGACAGCGACGACGTGGACCACGTGGCCGACGCGGCGCGCTGCCGCCGCAGCCTGGGCGACCGCGTAGGCAGCGAGGGCCTGCTGACGGGCATGGACACCCCGCGCAACGCCGAGCGGGCGCGCACCGCGGTGGACCAACCGGCCTCGCCGGAGACGGTGCGTGGCGACCTCATGCTGGACGCGACCTGGAGCGGCGCCGACGACGTGGACCTCACGCTCGTCACGCCGCAGGGCACGCGCCTCAGCTGGATGGGTGGCCGCACCAGCGTGGTGGGCGAGGACGCGGCGCGCAGCGGGCGCGAGCGGCTCGGGCTGCGGCGGGCCGGCGTCGGCAGCTACTACATCGAGGTCTCGCGCGTGCAGAGCGCCGACCACCAACCCGTGCGGGGTGAGATCCGCGTCCGCACACCGTCCGAGACGCGCACCATCCCGTTCACGCTCAGCGACCAGCGCGTGGTGGTCGGGCGCGTGGACATCGTCACGCGCTGGGTGGTGCGCTGA
- the tmk gene encoding dTMP kinase encodes MIEGLLIAIEGIDGAGTTTQSRLLSETLSGRGLPIHTTREPSDGPIGVLIRQMLTGRVVVPGIGGARAPRWTTMALLFAADRVDHLDAEVVPNLMDGVTVITDRYDYSSVAYQSLTAGADREETIAWVRTLNAQARRPDLTIVLDVDPEQAASRRQGRSGSRELFEEEELQAALAAFYKDIGRYFPGDNIVHVDGNVSIEETAEQVHHAVKVLRREA; translated from the coding sequence ATGATCGAGGGTCTACTCATCGCAATCGAGGGCATCGACGGGGCCGGCACCACCACGCAGAGCCGCCTCCTATCGGAGACGCTTTCCGGGCGCGGACTGCCGATCCACACCACACGCGAGCCCAGCGACGGCCCGATCGGCGTGCTCATCCGCCAGATGCTCACTGGACGCGTGGTGGTCCCTGGCATCGGCGGGGCGCGTGCCCCACGCTGGACGACCATGGCGCTGCTGTTCGCGGCCGACCGGGTGGACCACCTGGACGCCGAGGTCGTCCCCAACCTCATGGACGGCGTGACGGTGATCACCGACCGCTACGACTACTCCTCCGTGGCCTACCAGTCGCTCACCGCGGGCGCCGACCGCGAAGAGACCATCGCGTGGGTGCGCACCCTAAACGCGCAGGCGCGCCGGCCGGACCTGACCATCGTCTTGGACGTGGATCCAGAGCAGGCCGCGAGCCGCCGGCAGGGGCGCTCGGGCAGTCGCGAGCTGTTCGAGGAAGAAGAGCTGCAGGCCGCGCTGGCGGCGTTCTACAAGGACATCGGGCGGTACTTCCCCGGCGACAACATCGTGCACGTGGACGGCAACGTCAGCATCGAGGAGACCGCCGAGCAGGTGCACCACGCGGTCAAGGTGCTGCGCCGCGAGGCGTAG